A window of Brachyhypopomus gauderio isolate BG-103 unplaced genomic scaffold, BGAUD_0.2 sc54, whole genome shotgun sequence genomic DNA:
AACATCGTTATATCAGTATGACAAACAACCAAggtttaaaataaaagaaaataaacataaaGGAATTCGACCTGCAAACCACTTGTAAACCAGATTAAGTTAGTCATGTCTTAAATTCATTGCGAGCAAAATGGTCTAAAATTGACGGATGCGCTTCAGATTTGTTGCGAGGTAATCGGTACGACAATTAGTATTAGCTTGATGGGTCAACTAGCGAGCTAACAAGATTACCTCAGCTTGGACTCGCTGATGCTCATAAACActaaaaaaatacagaaatccACAGCTCCATTTGGATATGCGCATATGCATATAAATCTAACAAAACCGACATTAATACCGCACATTTTCGCGTTATCGGATATGAGTTAATCGGTATTAGCTTGACAGGTTAACTAGCGAGCTAACAAGATTACCTCAGCTTGGACTCGCTAGCTAcgttaataaaaaatgtaaaaactatatatatgtaATCTAACAAATTGTATTTTTCATTCTCAGTGACACTACTTGTAACGGCACTTGGGTTGCACTTGGTTTGCACATcatcatattttttaaatgttttattttgtgtttgtatctACTTACACTTGTAAATTGCTGGCTCGCCACTTTCCGCCATTTTATTTTTCTAACTTCGAACTCCTCCGCTGCTacagttgaatcatgggataggacagtgtgctgcagtCACATACTTAAAAATGGCTGCCGATGCAGTAAGTCATCCGGGTACGTTTCGCGTACTGGTTTAATGCATACTGTGTATTTGGACGTACTAGGTTGCTCACGTACTGCTTCTCCCATACTATATAGTAGTGTAGTATGCGATTTCAGATGGGGCTCtagcttaaacctagctttacaGTTTCCCTTAGACCTGCCTGAAGCACTCACACCTTAATGACTGACCAAAGTAAATAGCTCCCCATTGAGCTGTATCACTAAATACATCAATGCCATCAGTCTCGCATGACTTTAACAACAAAATTTAAACAAACTACAAACGTCTTCGAAGTGTGGTCTGTTTTGCAGCTGCTCTTCTGAGCCAGAATGTGTGTTTTATACACTGTTGCTAGGAAACATGGCCATGTGAGATAAGGAAGTGGAGAAAAGCCCCCAGAAGGTATCAGGATATGCATAAACGTTTTAAACCACATTTTAGAACCATTTTAAGAGCTGAGTAAACGTGTAAAATGTTAAACCACATTTCCTCCTCTCAGTTGTATATTTATTGAAACTTTCATTCTTGTTCACAAATGAGTCATGTTGCTAATTTTCCTATTCCCAGTccacatctttctctctctctctctctctctctctctctctctctctctctctttgtgttcCTCTGTTTTGcttgttctctctttctctctccctctttttagcgatatctctgttctctctctctctctctctctctctctctctctctctctctctctcataccacTAGCCCTTATCCTCTGGCCTAATCTATGCCGTTATAGAAAGGAGTCCCATCTGAATGTAAACCCAGATTGAGTGATAGCACTTTGGTCTGGGCCAGTTGAGGGGGAGGATTTGTAAGATCTAGGGTGGGGTCGTGAGATCTGCCGTGGTGTCAGACGTCTCCTCTCTGTAGTCTCCTTCATGCTTCTAGAGCAggtaacaacacaaaacacctCTCCTTTAAGTCCAAGCTGCAAGCTTTTTAACTGACTTTTTATTGGTTGTATAATGGTTATAAAACGGAAAACAAGACTGGATGTTTGTGCACAGAAATTGTGccaaaaacataaaacaaaatgcatAAATGTGTTAAGATGAGCCAAATTTTATTTCAAAAATCATTTATTAAGATTCAATATACAATGTACAAACATGGTGAGATTAAGGCACTGGGTCATATATTAGCATTAGGCTAATTTGAGATGAGATCTGTATACAGAGGAACGGTGTCAGAACAGTTCTGaactactgaactgaactgtGTGTTCCAGGATAACAGACCATTGCTGTAATGGAAAACCACTGCATTTTAATGGAATGTATCTACTGAAATTCTGTATGGTGCTATACAGCAAGTTCTACATGAAAACATGGTTCAGATATGGTATTTTAATATAAAAGTTTATTAAGCACAACAGATtgcatgaggtgtgtgtgtgtgtgtgtgtgtgtgtgtgtgtgtgtgtgtgtgtgtgtgtgtgtgtgtgtgtgtgtgtgtgtgcgtgtgtgtgcgtctttTGGTCCCTGGTTCTCCAGTTTTTTCCATGGGCTGAGTGGAAGTGGCCAGGCACCAGTGTGGCCCTCACTGATTGGCGAGGAGGAGGGGTTAGAGGTCAGACCCCCTAGTTGATGATTTGCCGGGGTCGGCCGTAGCCGGTCATGCCCGCCTGCGACGCTCCTTTATTGGATCCCATCTGCAGTCCGATGACAGTCTGCCCCTCTTTCATCTGCTCGTCCGTGAAGTCTCGCTTATTCTCCTGAGCTttcctgatacacacacacacatacacacacacacacacacagattcatttATATTAAAGTTAAGATACTTATACTGTTACGTTTGGAGACTTGTATTAAAATAATTTCCCTGTCAGTTCTCCTATAACCCACTTTTCAGTCAGACGGTTAATATTGTTTATGTTGCACGATATTAGCTTATCTGACTGTATACGCTCGACCTAACCGTGCTACCAAAACAACCCTGACTGATAAGTGCTTGTTTTCACGTTGCTATGGTGGTAAAACATTAACAGTGATGCACTATTAACACGTGCATGAAACCTTGTTGTCCAGATGCTATGACAACCATCACCAGAAACAACATGTGTGACTGAATGCAGGAACAGGAAGTAATGTAATAAATACTTTCAAAATTGAAGTAAGCTCTTGGGCAAAATCTCATGGGGTTTCGTTGGTCATCTTATTATATCACTGGGGGAACAGGAAATAACCGGCTCACCTGTGGAACCAGTTGGGGTCTCCACAGTAACAACCATCGGTCTTGGTAACTGCCAAGCTTCCCAGTGACATCAGGGTCATCTGTACAGCTGCCAGGTCtttacctaaacacacacacacacacaccacatcacatcacattctCGTTTACATACACAATTGCAATTGACTCACATGCCAATTGTTTTAAAATGCAGCATGTTGTACTAATTCGACACCCATCAGGCTTACAATGACCATCTGTCCGgttacgctcacacacacacacgcacacacacacacacacacacacacacacacacacacacacacacacacacacacacacacacacacacacacacacacacacaaatgttccaAGAACTGAAGGCAGAGAAGATGTGTAGGCGGTCTCACCCTCCCAGAGGTCAACGGTCTGGAACATGTCGGACTTGGTGACTCCATACTTCTCAGTGGCCACGAGGAACTGGGAGATCTGTTCCATCTGCTTGAAGGCCATGGTGGAGGTCTGGATCTTCTTCACTGGCTTGGCGCCTTTGTACAGGCTGTTAATCAGCTCACACAGGATCTACGGTGGAGGGAGAcggaggaggagatggtgtCAGGAGTTAGGGTGGAGCAGGGACACACGGTAGGCTCCAACAAGCTCCACGAGCCAGTCCCAGACCATGAGCTTAAGCAGGAGTTATAACAGGACGCACCTGCATGGCAATTTATTTGATACCATCTTTACCTGAAACAGTCTCAAACAACCCAGACCAACCAAATGGATGTAAAATAGCTGTTCTGACTATTCTCCTCTTTTCACAtgtgcacattcacacacatgagtgcacacactcacacacgcacacacacacacacacacacacacacacacacacacacacacacacacacacacacacacacacactgtggaggCTTACACATCCATCCTTGAGCCATGCTTGGAACCCCACTTTGCCTGGCTGGGGTCGGCCGACAGACGGACCGCACTGCGCACATATCCACTCCACCAGACGCTCCTCCAGCTCAGGGTCGTACTTCTTATCAATCTTACTCTGCACCTCGCGGCTCAGACCGTACGATGGACCCTTGTTCGCCATCCcgcctgcaacacacacacacaaacacacacaattaggTACTGATACACTTGTGAGGACTTACATTCTTACAATCTGCTATAAAAACGTGCCTGTATTGACCCTGTTCCTAATCTTAATCCTGACCTTAACCTATGCTAAGAACCAGAAACAGAGATTTTGTAAATTTGGTCACTCACAAAGTGATTGTCTCTCATGAAGGTGAAATAATTCTTTACATAGGTGAATGAGTAAGCTGTATaggtaattgtgtgtgtgtgtgtgtgtgtgtgtgtgtgtgtgtgtgtgtgtgtgtgtgtgtgtgtgtgtgtgtgtgtgcgtgtgtgtgtgtgtgtgtgtgcgcgtgtgtgtgtgtgcatgtgtgtgcgtgtgtgtgtgtgcgtacatgtgtgtgtgtgtgcatgtgtgtgcgtgtgtgtgtgtgtgcatgtgtgtacgtgtgt
This region includes:
- the tagln2 gene encoding transgelin-2, which translates into the protein MANKGPSYGLSREVQSKIDKKYDPELEERLVEWICAQCGPSVGRPQPGKVGFQAWLKDGCILCELINSLYKGAKPVKKIQTSTMAFKQMEQISQFLVATEKYGVTKSDMFQTVDLWEGKDLAAVQMTLMSLGSLAVTKTDGCYCGDPNWFHRKAQENKRDFTDEQMKEGQTVIGLQMGSNKGASQAGMTGYGRPRQIIN